A stretch of Methanococcus voltae DNA encodes these proteins:
- a CDS encoding 4Fe-4S binding protein, whose protein sequence is MIKIKKPVDELIDVISQDLSYDKKEIKDQLADGLKIPLQKNLYIQPKKCVHCELCLEACPVDAIEKPNLKNSAKIIPEKCIKCEICAKTCPVGAIEVLNGEAFLDETKENVIYKIEEMPVEHRKIKLIKHNLDMDKCIKCAICERFCAPKAIKVEKKVSIDINEDLCMGCTACEKVCPVNAIKVDYELSDIKFEDEFVVETDKCIDCMVCHDLCPVSAITYDGKIIIDNEKCVHCGICEKNCPVSAISKIIKN, encoded by the coding sequence ATGATAAAAATTAAAAAACCTGTTGATGAGTTAATTGACGTAATTTCCCAAGACTTAAGTTATGATAAAAAGGAAATTAAAGACCAATTAGCAGATGGTTTGAAAATTCCTTTACAAAAAAACCTATATATACAACCTAAAAAGTGTGTACACTGCGAATTATGCTTGGAAGCTTGCCCTGTCGATGCAATTGAAAAGCCAAATTTAAAAAATTCTGCAAAGATAATTCCAGAAAAATGTATAAAATGTGAAATATGTGCAAAAACCTGCCCTGTGGGCGCCATAGAAGTTTTAAATGGTGAGGCATTTTTAGATGAAACTAAGGAGAATGTAATATATAAAATAGAAGAGATGCCCGTAGAACATCGTAAAATAAAATTAATAAAACATAATTTGGATATGGACAAGTGTATAAAATGTGCCATTTGTGAGCGTTTTTGCGCCCCTAAGGCCATTAAAGTTGAGAAAAAAGTTTCCATTGATATAAATGAAGACTTATGTATGGGTTGTACAGCTTGTGAGAAAGTATGTCCAGTAAATGCAATAAAAGTGGATTATGAACTTAGCGATATCAAATTTGAAGATGAATTTGTTGTGGAAACCGATAAATGTATCGATTGTATGGTTTGCCATGACTTATGCCCAGTTTCTGCAATTACCTATGATGGAAAAATTATAATCGATAATGAAAAATGCGTACACTGTGGAATTTGTGAAAAAAATTGTCCAGTCTCCGCCATATCTAAAATAATTAAAAATTAA
- a CDS encoding HPP family protein: MKVKALMDTKFIKVYPEDTVEVVSKIMHNRKKFSTPIIDRSDKLVGWVNSIDLLIVDDKKTLIKDVMHNLDTIIVLNKEEPAKNAVLKIVKHKVVSIPVLTDDGTLVGLVRNCDITKTLAKMYDIPVYKIFKSLNSELKGISWDELMDSAAIVTKQITGENITGKEYESRIKKSTFGQAIWSCGGLERFFTGLIKIGEIAVARKVSHKSIVRK, encoded by the coding sequence ATGAAAGTAAAAGCATTAATGGACACGAAGTTTATAAAAGTATATCCTGAAGATACTGTGGAAGTAGTTTCAAAAATTATGCACAATCGTAAAAAGTTTAGTACTCCAATAATTGATAGGTCTGATAAATTAGTAGGTTGGGTAAATTCGATTGATTTATTGATAGTGGATGATAAAAAAACTCTCATAAAAGATGTAATGCATAATTTAGATACTATAATCGTTTTAAATAAAGAAGAACCTGCAAAAAATGCGGTTTTGAAGATTGTAAAGCATAAAGTTGTTAGCATTCCTGTTTTAACCGACGATGGCACTTTAGTTGGTTTGGTTAGGAATTGTGATATTACTAAAACTTTGGCAAAAATGTATGATATACCAGTTTATAAAATCTTTAAATCTTTAAATTCCGAATTAAAGGGCATTTCTTGGGACGAATTAATGGATTCAGCAGCAATTGTTACAAAACAGATAACTGGCGAAAATATAACGGGTAAGGAGTATGAATCAAGAATCAAAAAATCTACATTTGGTCAAGCAATTTGGTCATGTGGGGGTTTGGAGAGATTTTTCACTGGTTTGATAAAAATAGGTGAAATTGCAGTCGCTCGTAAAGTAAGCCATAAATCCATAGTTAGAAAATAA
- a CDS encoding HTH domain-containing protein, with product MLNKLDIHKKRELEFWTFLEKAFEINLKLDLGHFKILCVFLDINDFYEDMSRKGMSNTEIIEILRNKGILSKNSEYISGEYLKNYIERDSRVAVHNRINDLKKLGFGITTKPGPLGGYKLYEFPSWFFQ from the coding sequence ATGTTAAATAAATTAGATATTCATAAAAAGAGAGAGCTTGAATTTTGGACTTTTCTTGAAAAAGCTTTTGAAATTAACTTAAAATTAGATTTGGGTCATTTTAAAATCCTCTGTGTTTTTTTAGATATTAATGACTTTTATGAAGATATGTCAAGAAAAGGGATGTCCAATACTGAGATTATTGAAATATTGCGAAATAAGGGTATCTTGTCAAAGAACTCCGAATATATTTCGGGAGAATACTTAAAAAATTACATTGAAAGGGATAGCCGAGTTGCAGTCCACAATCGTATAAATGATTTGAAAAAACTGGGATTTGGTATTACTACAAAACCTGGACCTTTGGGAGGTTATAAATTATATGAATTTCCAAGCTGGTTTTTTCAATAA
- a CDS encoding monovalent cation/H+ antiporter subunit E: MKLLSIFEYIVVMIKAIAEAWVDVFRRCTNNQINPEIMDINTEINSLYGQVLLACSITITPGTLTIDLDHDSKTLKVASISPRKRDEIIPFEKYIKNIFD, encoded by the coding sequence ATGAAGTTATTGAGTATTTTTGAATATATTGTGGTTATGATAAAAGCAATTGCAGAGGCTTGGGTTGATGTATTCAGAAGATGTACGAATAATCAAATAAACCCTGAAATAATGGATATAAACACTGAAATAAACAGTTTATATGGTCAAGTTTTGCTGGCCTGCAGTATTACAATAACTCCGGGTACTTTAACCATAGATTTAGACCACGACTCAAAAACTCTGAAAGTAGCTTCAATAAGTCCGAGAAAAAGAGACGAAATAATACCTTTTGAAAAATATATTAAAAATATATTTGATTAA